From Marinobacterium sp. LSUCC0821, a single genomic window includes:
- the miaB gene encoding tRNA (N6-isopentenyl adenosine(37)-C2)-methylthiotransferase MiaB, whose amino-acid sequence MTKKLFIKTHGCQMNEYDSARMADLLGESHKLELTDNPEEADVLLLNTCSIREKAQEKVFHQLGRWRLLKEKKPGLMIGVGGCVASQEGEAIRDRAPFVDMIFGPQTLHRLPEMIEDTRGGKVGIVDVSFPEIEKFDHLPAPKVEGAEAFVSVMEGCSKYCTFCVVPYTRGEEVSRPLDDVITEVVELAEQGVREVNLLGQNVNAYRGATHDGDTADLAELIRNVAAVEGIDRIRFTTSHPVEFTDSLIEVYDEVPELVSHLHLPVQSGSDKILMAMKRGHTAIEYKSKLRRIKEKRPEISFSSDFIIGFPGESDEDFAATMKLIEDIGFDTSFSFIYSRRPGTPAADLPDTVTEETKKQRLHILQSRITQNALQISRRMVGSTQRILVNGYSKKDPGQLSGRTENNRVVNFRSDNPDLIGHFADVKIVEAYPNSLIGELMGSELDN is encoded by the coding sequence ATGACTAAGAAACTCTTTATCAAGACACACGGCTGTCAGATGAATGAGTATGACTCTGCGCGAATGGCTGACCTCCTTGGTGAAAGCCATAAACTCGAACTGACAGATAACCCAGAAGAGGCGGACGTACTGCTTCTAAATACCTGTTCAATTCGCGAGAAAGCGCAGGAAAAAGTGTTTCACCAACTCGGTCGCTGGCGCCTTCTGAAAGAGAAGAAGCCGGGGCTTATGATTGGCGTGGGCGGCTGTGTTGCAAGCCAAGAGGGCGAAGCTATTCGAGATCGCGCACCCTTCGTAGATATGATCTTTGGCCCACAAACACTTCACCGTCTACCTGAGATGATCGAAGATACCCGTGGCGGAAAAGTTGGCATTGTTGATGTCAGCTTCCCTGAAATCGAAAAGTTCGATCACCTACCAGCACCAAAAGTTGAAGGTGCCGAAGCCTTTGTATCGGTCATGGAAGGCTGCAGCAAGTACTGTACCTTCTGTGTCGTACCTTACACGCGTGGTGAAGAAGTTAGCCGCCCACTTGATGACGTGATCACCGAAGTTGTCGAGCTTGCCGAACAGGGTGTCCGTGAAGTTAACCTGCTTGGCCAAAACGTTAATGCTTATCGCGGCGCGACCCATGATGGCGACACTGCAGATCTTGCTGAACTGATTCGCAATGTTGCAGCAGTTGAAGGGATCGATCGTATTCGCTTCACAACCTCACACCCTGTTGAGTTTACAGACAGCCTGATTGAGGTTTATGACGAAGTACCTGAATTGGTCAGCCATCTTCACCTACCTGTACAGAGTGGTTCTGACAAAATTCTGATGGCGATGAAACGTGGCCATACTGCGATTGAGTACAAGTCAAAACTGCGTCGTATTAAAGAGAAGCGCCCAGAAATCAGCTTCTCTTCTGACTTTATCATCGGTTTCCCAGGCGAGAGCGATGAGGATTTTGCAGCGACCATGAAGCTCATTGAAGATATCGGATTTGATACTTCGTTTAGTTTTATCTATAGCCGCCGTCCAGGAACACCGGCAGCTGATCTGCCGGATACCGTAACGGAAGAGACCAAGAAACAGCGTCTACATATCCTGCAGTCACGCATCACTCAGAATGCACTTCAGATCAGCCGCCGCATGGTAGGCAGCACGCAGCGCATTCTAGTAAATGGCTACTCTAAGAAGGATCCTGGCCAGCTATCAGGTCGCACCGAGAACAACCGTGTTGTGAACTTCCGTTCGGACAACCCAGATCTAATCGGACACTTTGCTGACGTTAAGATTGTTGAAGCCTACCCTAACTCACTGATTGGCGAGCTAATGGGCTCTGAGCTTGATAACTAA
- a CDS encoding PhoH family protein: MSEPKEGFNLSLQPEDGASLANLVGQFDENLRLIEERTGVSISNRGFKFRIGGDIRLSRPVAGLLEQLYKESLAGKPLSPSSVHLALQQAGIGNEVNKAVVSDEVSIRTRKMTIRPRGENQQKYVQMIRYHDINFGIGPAGTGKTYLAVAAAVEALEREEVSRILLVRPAVEAGEKLGFLPGDLTQKVDPYLRPLYDALYEMMGFEKVAKLIEKNVIEIAPLAYMRGRTLNGSFVILDESQNTTREQMKMFLTRIGFGSTAVITGDRTQIDLPRGASSGLIHAMQVLKDVKGIGFTHFEAKDVVRHPIVQHIVRAYEKFEAEHASSKTQDEHK; this comes from the coding sequence ATGAGTGAACCAAAAGAGGGCTTCAACCTAAGTTTACAGCCTGAAGATGGCGCATCTCTGGCAAACCTAGTTGGGCAGTTTGATGAGAACCTTCGCCTTATAGAAGAGCGTACCGGCGTCTCGATCAGCAACCGAGGGTTCAAATTCCGTATCGGCGGCGACATACGTCTATCGCGTCCCGTTGCCGGGCTGCTGGAGCAGCTCTACAAGGAGTCGTTAGCAGGGAAACCGCTATCACCCTCGTCTGTTCACCTAGCACTTCAACAAGCTGGAATTGGCAATGAAGTGAATAAAGCTGTAGTCAGCGATGAAGTAAGTATTCGCACCCGCAAAATGACCATTCGTCCACGCGGTGAGAATCAGCAAAAATACGTTCAGATGATTCGCTACCACGACATCAACTTTGGCATTGGCCCTGCAGGAACGGGTAAAACTTATCTTGCTGTTGCAGCCGCGGTAGAGGCACTGGAGCGCGAAGAGGTGAGTCGAATCTTACTCGTGCGCCCAGCAGTAGAAGCGGGTGAAAAACTTGGCTTCCTGCCTGGCGATCTGACACAGAAGGTCGACCCTTACCTGCGCCCACTTTACGATGCTCTGTATGAGATGATGGGCTTTGAGAAGGTCGCCAAATTGATCGAAAAGAATGTGATCGAAATCGCACCGCTCGCCTACATGCGTGGCCGTACTCTTAACGGCTCATTTGTTATTCTTGATGAGTCACAAAACACCACGCGCGAGCAGATGAAGATGTTTCTAACGCGCATAGGCTTTGGTTCTACTGCAGTCATTACTGGCGACCGTACCCAAATCGACCTACCTCGCGGTGCCAGCTCAGGCCTGATTCACGCCATGCAGGTTCTCAAAGATGTAAAGGGTATAGGTTTCACCCATTTTGAAGCCAAAGATGTTGTGCGCCACCCAATCGTGCAGCACATTGTCAGAGCATACGAAAAATTTGAAGCCGAACACGCATCTTCAAAAACGCAGGATGAACATAAATGA
- the ybeY gene encoding rRNA maturation RNase YbeY → MSISLEVIRAIDSDKLPSDELFQSWADLAAGSQQIEGELCIRIVDEAESQQLNSDYRGKDKPTNVLSFPFEAPPGFPAEILGDLAICAAVVEREAAEQNKELNHHWAHMVVHGVLHLLGFDHINDEDAEEMESLERELLAQIQIPDPYI, encoded by the coding sequence ATGAGCATCTCACTTGAAGTCATTCGCGCTATAGATTCAGACAAGCTTCCATCTGACGAGCTATTCCAAAGCTGGGCAGATTTAGCTGCCGGCTCGCAGCAAATTGAGGGCGAGCTTTGCATTCGCATTGTCGATGAAGCAGAGAGCCAGCAGCTAAACAGCGATTACCGCGGCAAAGATAAACCGACCAACGTTTTATCCTTTCCGTTTGAAGCTCCACCCGGCTTTCCTGCAGAGATACTGGGCGATCTAGCCATCTGTGCTGCAGTTGTAGAGCGAGAAGCAGCGGAGCAAAATAAAGAATTAAATCACCATTGGGCACACATGGTGGTACATGGCGTCTTGCATCTACTTGGATTCGATCATATAAATGACGAAGACGCTGAGGAGATGGAGTCACTTGAGCGCGAGCTTCTCGCCCAAATCCAGATCCCAGACCCATATATTTGA
- a CDS encoding HlyC/CorC family transporter, with product MSEDRSSGSSKGFFGKLAQAFSDEPKTREDILEVLYEANETGLLDQDALSIVEGAIQVTDMQVRDVMIPRSQMVSVQINQHPQEFMPLIIESAHSRFPVTGENPDEIVGILLAKDLLPYALQGNLEQFDIHNHLRKVTFIPESKRLNVLLREFRVTRNHMAVVVDEYGGIGGLITIEDVLEQIVGEIEDEHDDDEDDGNIKAFEDNGFIVKALTPIEDFNEYFDVGLPDDEFDTVGGLVTRQFGHLPDKGETVRYEQFTFTILASDNRRIRLLQVHHHKE from the coding sequence ATGAGCGAAGACCGATCGAGCGGCTCATCCAAAGGTTTTTTTGGCAAACTTGCCCAAGCCTTTTCGGATGAGCCAAAAACCCGAGAAGACATTCTCGAAGTACTCTATGAAGCCAATGAAACAGGCCTCCTAGACCAAGATGCCCTATCAATTGTTGAGGGGGCTATTCAGGTTACCGATATGCAGGTGCGTGATGTAATGATCCCGCGCTCACAAATGGTTTCGGTACAGATTAACCAACATCCACAAGAGTTTATGCCACTGATCATTGAGAGCGCCCACTCGCGCTTCCCTGTGACCGGTGAAAACCCTGACGAGATTGTTGGCATCCTGCTCGCAAAAGATCTTCTACCCTACGCACTTCAAGGCAACCTTGAGCAGTTCGATATTCATAATCACCTGCGCAAAGTGACCTTCATTCCGGAGAGTAAACGCCTCAACGTACTGCTAAGAGAGTTCCGTGTAACACGTAATCACATGGCTGTTGTTGTCGATGAGTACGGTGGTATCGGTGGTCTTATCACCATTGAGGACGTTCTTGAGCAGATTGTCGGCGAAATCGAAGATGAGCACGACGATGACGAGGATGATGGCAACATCAAAGCCTTTGAAGATAACGGCTTTATCGTGAAGGCACTCACTCCGATTGAAGACTTCAATGAGTATTTCGATGTCGGCCTACCTGATGATGAATTCGATACTGTTGGCGGCCTAGTAACACGCCAATTTGGCCACCTCCCAGATAAGGGCGAAACGGTGCGTTATGAGCAGTTCACCTTTACCATTCTGGCTTCCGATAATCGTCGCATCCGCCTACTTCAAGTACATCATCACAAGGAGTAG
- the lnt gene encoding apolipoprotein N-acyltransferase produces the protein MLDKSVPYLAALILGALATLAFAPFSYPVFSLISVAGAYLLLQDRSAFKFGLSYGSGFFLGGISWVYVSIHYHGGMSSFVAALMTLLFACALGLLFAVQFWLYRKLSKGAQNALLFAGIWILFEWLRSWFLTGFPWLLLGYAWIDTPLKNLAPIGGVWLVSAAVLTIALLAATTIQGRSKLALMSAVILYASSYLLAHDWTQKSSDDLSVTLIQPNISQSLKWDINSVDAHILNLMRMTETAPQSDLIIWPETAIPKLINKAIAQLSPLTEQLEKQNRLLLSGFPRAVWRDDEGRWLYHNSIGTLTGRAIIYDKQRLVPFGEYLPFEEQLRGVIEFFNLPMSSFSLPSGELTGLDTDKAKIAAAICYEIAYPELVSESAKNRDIILTLSNDTWFTGSHAPAQHFEIARMRAVENGRWVIRATNNGISGLINQQGEIVATAPTQTQTTLVGKVEFYTGQTPYQRFGIWPVLLLALLAILSQLHISNLFRSKRK, from the coding sequence GTGCTGGACAAGTCAGTTCCTTATCTGGCAGCTCTCATACTAGGTGCACTCGCAACACTCGCGTTTGCACCTTTTTCATATCCAGTTTTTAGCCTTATTTCAGTCGCCGGGGCCTACCTCCTGCTACAAGATAGGTCCGCTTTTAAGTTTGGCTTGAGTTACGGCTCTGGTTTTTTTCTTGGCGGCATCTCGTGGGTGTACGTAAGTATTCACTATCATGGCGGCATGAGCTCCTTTGTTGCTGCGCTAATGACACTTCTTTTTGCATGCGCTCTAGGCCTGCTATTTGCAGTGCAATTTTGGCTCTATAGGAAGCTCTCAAAAGGAGCACAAAATGCCCTACTGTTTGCTGGTATCTGGATTCTATTCGAGTGGCTTAGAAGCTGGTTTTTAACAGGCTTCCCCTGGTTGCTTTTAGGCTACGCTTGGATTGATACACCTCTAAAAAATCTCGCCCCAATAGGTGGTGTTTGGTTAGTTTCAGCCGCAGTCCTAACCATCGCCCTACTCGCAGCGACAACAATCCAAGGGCGAAGCAAACTAGCACTTATGAGTGCAGTAATTCTGTATGCTAGCAGCTATCTGCTAGCGCACGACTGGACCCAAAAGAGCAGTGACGATCTATCTGTGACGCTCATCCAACCCAATATCTCACAGAGCCTAAAGTGGGATATCAACAGCGTGGATGCGCACATTCTGAACCTCATGAGGATGACTGAAACTGCGCCTCAATCCGATCTCATCATCTGGCCGGAAACCGCCATCCCTAAGTTAATTAACAAAGCGATTGCACAACTATCTCCTCTCACCGAGCAACTAGAGAAGCAGAATAGGCTTCTTCTATCTGGTTTTCCTCGGGCTGTATGGCGTGATGATGAGGGTCGCTGGCTCTACCACAACTCTATTGGCACCCTGACGGGCAGAGCAATTATCTACGATAAACAGAGACTAGTACCCTTTGGAGAGTACCTACCTTTTGAAGAGCAGCTTCGTGGAGTTATCGAGTTTTTCAACCTTCCCATGTCTAGCTTTAGTCTACCTAGCGGCGAGTTGACTGGCTTAGATACTGACAAAGCGAAGATTGCCGCCGCCATCTGTTACGAAATCGCCTATCCAGAATTGGTCTCAGAGAGCGCCAAGAATCGCGATATAATTTTGACACTCTCAAACGACACCTGGTTTACCGGGTCCCACGCACCTGCACAGCATTTTGAGATCGCTCGAATGCGTGCAGTTGAGAATGGCCGCTGGGTCATTCGCGCAACCAATAACGGCATTAGCGGTCTCATTAACCAGCAGGGTGAAATTGTCGCAACCGCCCCAACCCAGACCCAAACAACACTGGTCGGTAAAGTTGAGTTCTACACAGGTCAAACACCCTATCAACGCTTCGGCATCTGGCCGGTGCTACTACTCGCTTTACTCGCTATACTGAGCCAGCTACACATATCAAATCTATTCAGAAGTAAGCGCAAATAG
- the leuS gene encoding leucine--tRNA ligase, with translation MNEQYNPQEIEPRVQQQWDESDAFKVEEDSSKEKFYCLSMFPYPSGRLHMGHVRNYTIGDVISRYQRMQGKNVLQPMGWDAFGLPAENAALKNNVPPANWTYSNIDYMRNQLKQMGFGYDWDRELATCHPEYYRWEQWFFTRLLEKGLVYKREAEVNWDPVDQTVLANEQVIDGRGWRSGALVERKKIPQWFLKITDYADQLLDDLDQLDGWPEQVRTMQRNWIGRSQGVELMFHVPGKGDLEVFTTRPDTLMGVTYVAVAAQHPLALEAAQNNPELASFIDECRHQKVAEADMAVMEKRGMPLGLEAVHPLTGEKVPVWTANFVLMDYGSGAVMAVPGHDQRDWEFATKYGLGIKQVIKPIGKDVEVDLSKEAYTEKGVLCNSGDFNDLEFEMAFKAIASELASKGRGRTTINFRLRDWGVSRQRYWGAPIPVVNCSSCGSVPVPADQLPVLLPEEVTFDGVGSPIKKMESFINTSCPKCGGAAERETDTFDTFMESSWYFARYASRFADGEMLNPEAANYWLPVDQYIGGIEHAILHLLYSRFYHKLLRDEGLVNSDEPFKGLLCQGMVLADGYYYEDEQGGKVWVSPTDVDVETDGKGRILSAKHKESGQVVLHDGMSKMSKSKNNGIDPQVMIDRYGADTVRLFMMFAAPPEQSLEWSDSGVEGAHRFLKRLWKQVNDHLAAGIAPALSAKDLNEAQKEMRRKTHETIKKVSDDVERRQTFNTAIAAVMELSNAIGKYSDTSDQGRAVAQEALVAAVQLLSPIVPHIADELLKALTGSAQTDNWPQVDEDALTRDSIEMIVQVNGKLRGRITVAADAGEDMILHMALAEESVQKHMDGMTLRKKIVVPGKLVNIVVG, from the coding sequence ATGAACGAACAGTACAATCCGCAGGAAATTGAACCACGCGTACAACAGCAATGGGATGAGAGCGACGCATTTAAAGTCGAAGAAGATTCAAGCAAAGAGAAGTTTTACTGCCTCTCGATGTTCCCATACCCAAGTGGTCGCCTCCACATGGGCCACGTACGTAACTACACCATAGGCGATGTTATCTCTCGCTACCAGCGCATGCAGGGTAAAAACGTACTGCAACCAATGGGTTGGGACGCATTCGGCCTACCTGCAGAAAACGCAGCACTAAAGAACAACGTACCACCAGCAAACTGGACCTACAGCAACATCGATTACATGCGTAATCAGTTGAAGCAGATGGGCTTTGGTTATGACTGGGATCGTGAACTTGCGACCTGTCACCCAGAGTACTACCGTTGGGAACAGTGGTTCTTCACACGCCTTCTAGAAAAGGGCCTTGTTTACAAGCGCGAAGCGGAAGTGAACTGGGACCCAGTTGACCAGACTGTATTGGCCAACGAACAGGTTATTGATGGTCGCGGTTGGCGTTCAGGCGCTCTGGTTGAACGCAAAAAGATTCCACAGTGGTTCCTAAAAATCACTGACTACGCAGACCAGTTGCTAGATGACCTTGACCAGCTAGATGGCTGGCCTGAACAGGTTCGCACTATGCAGCGCAACTGGATTGGCCGCTCACAAGGTGTCGAACTGATGTTCCATGTACCTGGCAAGGGTGATCTAGAAGTTTTCACAACCCGTCCCGATACACTGATGGGTGTAACCTACGTTGCAGTAGCAGCTCAACACCCGCTGGCACTTGAAGCGGCGCAGAACAATCCTGAACTAGCATCCTTCATTGATGAGTGCCGCCACCAAAAAGTGGCCGAAGCGGATATGGCTGTCATGGAGAAACGCGGCATGCCTTTGGGCCTTGAAGCCGTACACCCTCTTACAGGTGAAAAAGTACCTGTGTGGACTGCCAACTTTGTATTGATGGATTACGGTTCAGGCGCAGTGATGGCTGTACCTGGACACGACCAGCGCGACTGGGAGTTTGCGACCAAATACGGTCTAGGTATCAAACAGGTTATTAAACCTATTGGCAAGGATGTTGAAGTCGATCTGAGCAAAGAGGCCTACACCGAGAAAGGTGTGCTCTGTAACTCGGGTGATTTTAATGACCTCGAATTTGAGATGGCATTCAAAGCGATCGCCTCTGAACTTGCCAGCAAAGGTCGCGGCCGTACAACGATTAACTTCCGCCTCCGTGACTGGGGTGTCTCTCGCCAGCGCTACTGGGGTGCACCAATCCCTGTTGTTAACTGTTCATCATGTGGCTCAGTACCTGTACCTGCTGACCAGCTACCTGTTCTACTTCCAGAAGAGGTAACCTTTGATGGTGTAGGCTCACCTATCAAGAAGATGGAGAGTTTCATCAACACTAGCTGTCCTAAGTGTGGCGGTGCGGCTGAGCGCGAAACAGATACCTTTGACACCTTCATGGAGTCGAGCTGGTACTTCGCACGCTATGCGAGCCGCTTCGCTGATGGCGAGATGCTAAACCCTGAAGCTGCAAACTACTGGCTACCTGTAGATCAATACATCGGCGGTATTGAGCACGCAATCCTTCACCTACTTTACTCACGTTTCTACCACAAGCTACTTCGTGATGAAGGCCTAGTGAACTCTGATGAGCCATTCAAAGGTCTTCTATGTCAGGGCATGGTTCTTGCTGACGGTTACTACTACGAAGACGAGCAAGGCGGCAAAGTGTGGGTTTCTCCTACAGATGTTGACGTTGAGACCGATGGCAAAGGACGTATTCTTTCTGCCAAACATAAAGAGAGTGGTCAGGTTGTTCTGCACGACGGCATGTCGAAGATGTCTAAGTCGAAGAACAACGGTATCGACCCACAGGTGATGATCGATCGCTACGGTGCTGACACAGTTCGCCTATTTATGATGTTTGCAGCACCACCAGAGCAGTCACTTGAGTGGTCTGACTCAGGTGTCGAAGGTGCACACCGTTTCCTTAAACGTCTTTGGAAACAGGTGAATGATCACCTTGCAGCGGGTATCGCCCCTGCATTGAGTGCCAAAGATCTGAACGAAGCGCAGAAAGAGATGCGCCGTAAAACTCACGAGACCATTAAGAAGGTCTCTGATGACGTTGAGCGCCGCCAGACTTTCAACACCGCAATTGCAGCTGTGATGGAACTTTCCAATGCAATTGGTAAGTACTCGGACACTAGCGATCAGGGCCGCGCTGTTGCACAAGAAGCCCTAGTTGCAGCCGTACAGCTATTGTCACCGATTGTTCCTCACATTGCTGATGAGCTACTCAAGGCACTCACAGGCTCAGCTCAGACTGATAACTGGCCACAGGTTGATGAAGATGCATTGACCCGTGATAGTATCGAGATGATTGTTCAAGTGAATGGCAAACTACGTGGCCGTATTACGGTTGCTGCAGATGCAGGTGAGGATATGATTCTTCACATGGCACTTGCTGAAGAGAGTGTTCAAAAGCACATGGATGGCATGACACTTCGTAAGAAGATCGTGGTTCCTGGCAAGCTTGTAAACATCGTTGTCGGTTAA
- the lptE gene encoding LPS assembly lipoprotein LptE: MMKAVRTLLLGSLTLILAACGFHLKGFYEVPSALQRLTLVENAQQPTELGRELIAQLKQSGVTIESRADIRLVIEPARYNRRAVILDSSANAKEYELSGEAGFAIYQGDSIAPAVERRVTALRTVLEQSTGSTDATLSQETLESRYRKEINSALAEQIIRQYLSYVPR; this comes from the coding sequence ATGATGAAAGCGGTTCGTACTCTACTGTTAGGCTCTCTAACACTGATCTTAGCTGCGTGCGGCTTTCATCTTAAAGGTTTCTATGAAGTGCCAAGTGCACTTCAACGCCTCACCCTGGTCGAGAATGCTCAACAGCCTACTGAGCTGGGTCGCGAGCTGATTGCCCAGCTCAAGCAGAGCGGCGTTACAATCGAGAGCAGAGCCGATATCCGCTTGGTTATTGAACCGGCTCGCTACAACCGACGCGCAGTCATTCTTGATAGCAGTGCTAATGCTAAAGAGTATGAGCTGAGTGGCGAAGCGGGCTTTGCCATCTATCAAGGCGATAGCATAGCACCTGCAGTGGAACGACGTGTTACTGCGCTACGCACTGTCCTGGAACAGAGTACCGGCAGCACTGACGCGACACTTTCACAAGAGACTCTTGAATCTCGCTACCGTAAAGAGATCAACTCGGCTCTTGCTGAGCAGATTATTCGTCAATATCTGAGCTACGTTCCGAGGTAG
- the holA gene encoding DNA polymerase III subunit delta, with amino-acid sequence MKIRVDQLEQHLAGARSELPVYLVTGDEVLLHDEACDAIRKHLRALDYSERELYHVDSQFNWDSLIESANSLSLFSERKIIELRLGSQSIKKAESDLLQRYLDNPAPDTVVFILANRLDANAKKSAWFKVVEKLGLVVEIWPVEIDELPRWLAGRISRYPIQLDREALQLLADRVEGNLLAAQQELEKLALLYPNQTLSASDVDEAVGDMSRFDAFSLADAAMQRQPARVQHIIQTLRLEGVEATLILWALSREMRTLVSIINEIAAGKSYDTLATKFRLFGKRKNVLRNASRQISVTELERLLRLCGDADQAVKGQLQTDPWLLISQISLGLAGIQVPSSQSA; translated from the coding sequence GTGAAGATTCGAGTTGATCAACTCGAGCAACATTTAGCTGGGGCTCGATCTGAGCTACCGGTCTACCTGGTGACAGGTGACGAGGTGCTGCTGCATGACGAAGCCTGCGATGCTATCCGCAAACACCTACGCGCCCTCGACTACTCCGAGCGCGAACTCTACCACGTTGATAGTCAGTTCAACTGGGACTCATTAATCGAGTCAGCGAATAGCCTCTCACTCTTTTCCGAGCGCAAGATTATTGAGCTACGGCTTGGCAGCCAATCAATCAAAAAAGCAGAAAGCGACCTACTTCAGCGCTATTTAGACAACCCAGCACCAGACACCGTTGTCTTTATATTGGCAAATCGTCTTGATGCTAACGCTAAAAAAAGTGCTTGGTTCAAAGTGGTTGAGAAACTGGGTTTGGTCGTAGAGATCTGGCCTGTCGAGATTGATGAATTACCACGCTGGTTGGCGGGACGAATCAGTCGCTACCCGATCCAACTCGATCGCGAAGCACTGCAGCTTCTTGCAGATCGTGTCGAAGGCAATCTACTAGCAGCGCAACAAGAGCTAGAAAAACTTGCCCTGCTCTACCCTAATCAAACCCTAAGTGCATCGGATGTTGATGAAGCTGTTGGCGATATGTCTCGATTCGATGCATTCTCATTAGCCGATGCAGCCATGCAGCGCCAGCCTGCCCGAGTTCAACACATCATCCAGACCCTTCGCTTAGAAGGTGTAGAGGCGACACTTATTCTCTGGGCATTAAGTCGCGAAATGCGCACTCTAGTCAGCATTATTAATGAGATCGCTGCAGGAAAAAGTTACGACACACTGGCCACTAAATTTAGGTTGTTTGGTAAGCGCAAGAACGTATTACGAAATGCCAGCCGACAGATCAGCGTGACCGAGCTAGAGCGTCTCTTAAGACTCTGTGGCGATGCAGATCAAGCCGTAAAAGGGCAGCTTCAGACCGACCCTTGGCTACTGATTAGCCAGATATCACTTGGACTTGCTGGCATTCAAGTTCCTAGCAGCCAATCCGCCTAA
- the glp gene encoding gephyrin-like molybdotransferase Glp yields the protein MQPLIPLDEARARLLDQLKVSAAVESVALDDANGRILAQDLVAHMNVPPKANSEMDGYALCEQDAVEGRVLTVSQRIPAGAVTQPHIAGSVARIFTGAELPDGADLVVMQENTERLDSGEVRILQTARAGENVRQAGLDIKQGEVVLKRGTRLTPAALGVCASIGIERVELYKPLRVALLSTGDELVEPGTALRAGQIYNSNRPMLLNLLRQAGFAPVDLGQVADNPDATLAALERAQAEADAILTMGGVSVGEEDHVKNAIQALGSLDLWRIKIRPGKPFAAGEVKGTPVFGLPGNPMSALVTFAMLARPCLMQIQGATYKPALRIPVPVGFDRNSQMRDEFVRVELHDGVAMRMASQSSGVLSSALNADGLLHLPSDLEIKKGQQFDFIPFCNLL from the coding sequence ATGCAACCGTTAATCCCGCTTGATGAAGCAAGAGCACGACTACTCGATCAGCTAAAAGTTAGTGCTGCTGTTGAGTCCGTTGCTCTTGATGATGCAAACGGTCGTATCCTGGCTCAAGATCTGGTGGCTCATATGAATGTGCCGCCTAAAGCCAATTCAGAGATGGATGGCTACGCTTTATGTGAGCAGGATGCCGTTGAAGGGCGGGTATTAACTGTTTCGCAACGGATACCGGCAGGTGCCGTCACTCAGCCACATATTGCTGGATCGGTGGCACGTATCTTTACGGGTGCGGAGTTACCTGATGGCGCAGATCTCGTGGTTATGCAGGAGAATACTGAACGGCTGGATTCGGGTGAAGTGCGTATTCTGCAGACAGCTAGAGCAGGAGAAAATGTTCGCCAGGCGGGGCTCGATATTAAGCAGGGTGAGGTTGTTCTTAAACGGGGCACTCGACTTACCCCTGCAGCCCTGGGTGTTTGTGCCTCCATAGGTATTGAGAGAGTCGAACTATATAAACCTCTTCGTGTTGCGCTGCTATCTACAGGTGATGAGTTAGTTGAGCCTGGTACTGCGCTTAGGGCTGGTCAGATCTATAACTCAAATCGTCCGATGCTTCTCAATCTACTTCGACAGGCTGGTTTTGCGCCTGTAGATCTGGGCCAGGTGGCAGATAATCCGGATGCAACGCTAGCTGCTCTTGAAAGGGCTCAAGCTGAAGCGGATGCCATTCTAACGATGGGTGGGGTCTCTGTAGGTGAAGAGGACCATGTAAAGAATGCTATTCAAGCGCTTGGTTCACTTGATCTGTGGCGCATCAAAATTCGTCCTGGAAAACCCTTCGCGGCAGGGGAGGTGAAAGGTACGCCAGTATTTGGTTTACCGGGTAACCCAATGTCAGCTTTGGTGACCTTTGCCATGTTGGCTCGCCCCTGTTTGATGCAGATTCAGGGTGCCACCTATAAGCCGGCACTGCGTATTCCTGTACCTGTAGGTTTCGATCGAAATAGCCAAATGCGCGATGAGTTTGTGCGTGTTGAGCTTCACGATGGTGTTGCCATGCGTATGGCTAGTCAAAGCTCTGGTGTGCTCTCTTCAGCACTCAATGCCGATGGTCTGTTGCATCTTCCGTCGGATCTGGAAATCAAGAAGGGTCAGCAGTTCGACTTTATACCGTTCTGCAATCTGCTTTAA